The following proteins come from a genomic window of Bactrocera tryoni isolate S06 chromosome 1, CSIRO_BtryS06_freeze2, whole genome shotgun sequence:
- the LOC120772283 gene encoding uncharacterized protein LOC120772283 has translation METISLKQRFLEDNLQYKEIKASAEITTIGQFQDIDEIEDEIWVLQCPKGYNIEENLQNQKLKLPGRTNFNSAEAVAVEYAEPETRAFGYCNRKGRYSLRLLPVMGSILLRDRLKASEAVTLENAEALCPPQSRVPFPDMIKVRHPLHGHQFDKSLRINKSIAERLKKADEISAKLTYEAALNRASVKSQNSKLSIQKQKSKPISAVNEINLTDDDDVEFIGEVKPKKKENKRKRNDSTIVEGQSTAVIPKKKKKANKGEEVAKELQWLQNI, from the coding sequence ATGGAAACTATAAGTCTTAAACAGCGTTTCCTTGAGGATAATTTGCAGtacaaagaaataaaagcaaGCGCTGAAATAACCACAATCGGTCAATTTCAAGACATCGATGAAATTGAAGATGAGATTTGGGTCCTACAATGTCCGAAAGGATATAATATagaagaaaatttgcaaaatcaaaAGTTGAAGCTCCCTGGTCGTACCAATTTTAATTCAGCAGAAGCTGTAGCAGTAGAATATGCTGAACCGGAGACACGTGCCTTTGGCTACTGCAATCGCAAAGGCCGTTATTCCCTGCGACTGTTACCAGTAATGGGAAGTATTTTGCTTCGCGATCGTTTAAAAGCGTCTGAAGCGGTGACATTAGAAAATGCTGAAGCTTTATGCCCACCGCAAAGTCGCGTTCCATTCCCTGACATGATTAAGGTTCGTCATCCATTGCATGGCCACCAATTCGACAAAAGCTTACGAATAAACAAATCCATAGCAGAACGTTTAAAAAAGGCGGATGAGATATCGGCGAAATTAACGTATGAGGCGGCTTTAAATAGGGCAAGTGTGAAATCTCAAAATAGCAAGTTGTCCATTCAGAAGCAAAAATCGAAACCCATTTCTGCCGTAAATGAAATTAACTTAACTGATGACGATGACGTTGAATTTATCGGTGAAGTAAAGccaaagaaaaaggaaaataaacgAAAGCGGAACGATAGCACAATAGTAGAAGGACAATCGACAGCGGTGATtccaaagaagaagaaaaaagcaaataagGGTGAAGAAGTCGCAAAAGAATTACAATGGCTTCAAAATATATAG